A genomic region of Capra hircus breed San Clemente chromosome 19, ASM170441v1, whole genome shotgun sequence contains the following coding sequences:
- the LOC102171368 gene encoding keratin-associated protein 4-9-like, with protein MVSSCCGSVCSDQSCGRSLCQETCCRPSCCQTTCCRTTCYRPSCGVSSCCRPICCQPTCPRPTCCISSCSRPSCCVSSCGSSCYRPTGCISSCYRPQCCQPVCCQPTCPRPTCCLSSCYRPSSCGSSCGSSCCRPTCCISSCRPQCCQPVCCQPTCPRISSCCRPSCCGSSCCRPSCCLRPVCGRVSCHTTCYRPTCVISTCPRPVCCPSSCC; from the coding sequence ATGGTCAGCTCCTGTTGTGGCTCCGTCTGCTCTGACCAGAGCTGTGGCCGAAGTCTCTGCCAGGAGACCTGCTGCCGCCCCAGCTGTTGCCAGACCACCTGCTGTAGGACCACCTGCTATCGCCCCAGCTGTGGTGTGTCCAGCTGCTGCCGCCCCATCTgctgccagcccacctgccctCGCCCCACCTGCTGCATCTCTAGCTGCTCCCGCCCCTCCTGCTGTGTTTCCAGCTGTGGTTCCAGCTGCTACAGGCCTACCGGCTGCATCTCCAGCTGCTACAGGCCCCAGTGCTGCCAGCCTGTGTgctgccagcccacctgccctCGCCCCACCTGTTGCCTCTCTAGCTGCTACCGCCCCTCCAGCTGTGGGTCCAGCTGTGGCTCCAGCTGCTGCAGGCCTACCTGCTGCATCTCCAGCTGCAGGCCCCAGTGCTGCCAGCCTGTGTgctgccagcccacctgcccccGCATCTCCAGCTGCTGCCGCCCCTCTTGCTGTGGCTCCAGCTGCTGCCGCCCGAGCTGCTGCCTGCGCCCAGTGTGTGGCCGGGTCTCCTGCCACACCACTTGCTATCGCCCCACCTGTGTCATCTCCACCTGCCCTCGCCCCGTGTGCTGTCCCTCCTCTTGCTGCTGA
- the LOC108638290 gene encoding keratin-associated protein 4-9, whose amino-acid sequence MVSSCCGSVCSDQSCGRSLCQETCCRPSCCQTTCCRTTCYRPSCGVSSCCHPVCCQPTCPRPTCCISSCSRPSCCVSSCGSSCYRPTSCISSCCRPQCCQPVCCQPTCSPPTCCISSCYCPSSCGSSCGSSCCRPTCCISSCRPRCCQSVCCQPSCPRISSCCHPSCCGSSCCRPSCCLSPVCGRVSCHTTCYRPTCVISTCPCPVCCPSSCC is encoded by the coding sequence ATGGTCAGCTCCTGTTGTGGCTCCGTCTGCTCTGACCAGAGCTGTGGCCGAAGTCTCTGCCAGGAGACCTGCTGTCGCCCCAGCTGCTGCCAGACCACCTGCTGCAGGACCACCTGCTACCGCCCCAGCTGTGGTGTGTCCAGCTGCTGCCACCCCGTCTgctgccagcccacctgccctCGCCCCACCTGCTGCATCTCTAGCTGCTCCCGCCCCTCCTGCTGTGTTTCCAGCTGTGGTTCCAGCTGCTACAGACCAACCAGCTGCATCTCCAGCTGCTGCAGGCCCCAGTGCTGCCAGCCTGTGTGCTGCCAGCCCACCTGCTCTCCCCCCACCTGCTGCATCTCTAGCTGCTACTGCCCCTCCAGCTGTGGCTCCAGCTGTGGCTCCAGCTGCTGCAGGCCTACCTGCTGCATCTCCAGCTGCAGGCCCCGGTGTTGCCAGTCTGTGTGCTGTCAGCCCAGCTGCCCCCGCATCTCCAGCTGCTGCCACCCCTCTTGCTGTGGCTCCAGCTGCTGCCGCCCGAGCTGCTGCCTGAGCCCAGTGTGTGGCCGGGTCTCCTGCCACACCACTTGCTATCGCCCCACCTGTGTCATCTCCACCTGCCCGTGCCCCGTGTGCTGTCCCTCctcttgctgctga